The stretch of DNA GCGCTTCCGGGCGCGCTCGCGGATGGCGATGAGGTCCTTCATCACGTGGTGCAGCGAGCCGGTCCATTCCTTAGTCCCGAAGGCGTCGTGCAGGGTGCGGTAGACCTCGTACAGCTCGGCGTAGACGGCGGCGTTCTCGGGGATCGGCGTGTAGACCTTCTCCTTGACGCCGGTCATCGCCTTCTGGGCGTCGACCGCCGAGGCGTGAGCGCCGCCGACGACTGCGCCGAAGATCGCCGCCCCCAAGGCACAGGTCTGGGCCGAACGGCTCACCTTCATCGGGCGATTGCAGACGTCGGCGTAGACCTGCATCACGAAGGCGTTCTTCTCGGCGATGCCGCCGCAGTTGACGACTTCCTTCACCGAGACGCCGTACTCCTCGACGCGCTTGATGATCGTCAGCGCCCCGAAGGCCGTCGCCTCGACTAGCGCCCGATAAACTTCCGCCGCCGTGGTGTGCAGCGTCTGTCCGATCAGCAGGCCGGTCAGCAGCGGATCGACCAGGATGGTCCGGTTGCCGTTGTTCCAATCGAGCGCCACGAGGCCCGTCGCTCCCGGGCGGAGCTTGGCGGCCTCTTCGGTGAGGCGCACGTGGGCGTCGCCCCCCTCGCCGTAGGAGGCGGGCGTGAGCCGCTTCACGAACCAATTGAAGATGTCGCCGACCGCCGACTGGCCCGCTTCGAGGCCATAGTAACCCGGCAGGATCGACTCGGGGACGATGCCGCACAGACCCGGTATGTCGGGGAGCGCGTTCTCCAGCGGCGACGGCAGACAGTCGCACGTGCTGGTGCCCATAATCTTCACAAGCGTCCCGTCGCCGGCGCCGGCGCCGACCGCGCCGTGGTGCGCGTCGAACGCCCCGACCGCCACGGGCACGCCCGCCGGCAAGCCGACCTTCGCGGCGATGTCGGCCGTCAGGTCGCCCGCCTTGTGGTCCGACGGCACGGCCTTGGTCGTGTAGCGGAACCGGCTCAGCCCCGGCTCGACCGCCTCCAGAAACTCGGCGCTCGGCAGGCCGTCCCACGACTCGTGGTACAGCGCCTTGTGGCCCGCCGCGCAGATGCAACGTGCGAGCTTGTCCGGCGCCGGATTGCCGGTGACATAGGCGGGCACAAAGTCGGCCAGCTCGACCCAGCTCGCCGCCGCGGCTGCGACTTCCGGCGCGGTCCGCATGCAGTGCGTGATCTTCGACCAGTACCACTCAGACGAGTACACGCCGCCGCACTTGGCGAGGTAGGGCTCGCCGCGCTCGCGGGCCTTGCGCGAGATCTCTTCGGCCTCGGCGTACGAGGTGTGGTCTTTCCACAGCCAAGCGTGCGCGGCGGGGTTGCCCTTGAACTCGTCCTTACAGGCGAGGGCGACGCCATCGGCGTCCACCGGGATCGGCGTCGAGCCGGTCGTATCGACGCCGATCCCGACCACCGCCTCCGGCGAGAAGCCGGCCGTTGCCTTCGCCTGCTCGACCGCCTTCTTTACCGAGTCGATAAAGCCATCGATGTAGTCGGCCGGGTTCTGGCGTGCGACGTTCGGGTCGCGCGGGTCGAGCAGGATGCCGGCGTCGCCCGATGGGTAGTCGTAGACGGCCGTGCCGATCTCGTCTCCGGTCGCGGTGTTAACCACGAGCGCGCGGACGCTGTTGGTGCCGTAATCGACGCCGATCGCAAACTTATCTGCCACGGGCGAGAGCCCTCGTAAGCTGGTTGAGGAAAAGAGTATGGGCGGGCCAGGCGTCGCCGCGAAGCGAGCCGCGGCCTCATAGTCTCCCTTTTTTACTTGCCGCTAGCGACGGGAGGTAGGCGCCGCAGGGCCCGGTTTCCGGCGAGAACGCCTTGCTTTGCGACAAGAGGCTTTGCTTTGCGACACGGGCTAGAATGGAGGGGTACCGCGTCCCCGTGCCCCAAGAGTTGGTATGCCGTTCCGAGCCGCACTCCTCGTCGCATTCCTCGCCATCGCCGGCGCTCTCGCGCCCGTCCCCGCCTGTGCCGCCGACAAGCCGAACATCGTGATTGTGGTCGTCGATGGCCTGGGAGACCTCGCCACGCCGCTCGGCGGCGCCAACGCGATCCTGCCGGACCCCGAGTACCGTGCGCGGCTGACGCCGAACCTTGACCGCCTGGCGATGCTCGGCGCGACGTTTACCAACGCACAGGCGGTGGACACGCTTGAGCCGCCGGAAGTGTTGTCGCTGGGACGCGACGGCGATTCGGTTGCGCTACTGCTCAAGGCCGCGGGCTACACGACGGCAGGGACGGGTCTGCCAAAGGACGCGGAAGAAGGCTGGGACGAGGTGCGGACGTACGAGCAGAAGGCGGTAAAGCCTCACCGCATTGACGGCGGGCCGAAGAACGTCGAATTGAATTTAGGCTGGCCGATACCAACATGGGGACGACTTGTTCCGATCGATAAACGCCGCAAAGATGATCAGTCGATCGAGGCGTGGGAAGGGCTCACCGAATCTCTCGACGACCAACTCGCCGCCGCTTGGGCCGCCGAACAAGTACGAACCAAGGGCGCCGACACGCCGCAGCAGTTCGTCTACGTCGAACTATTAGGCCCCGCTGTGCCGTATCGCGGGTTCGTCGCGCCGGGCGTCTTCTTCGATCGATTCCCCCTCGATCAGATCAAAGTTCCTCCCTTCGATCCCGGGGACCTGAAAGACCTCCCCGAAGGACATTGGAAGAAAGGCCACGCCTCGGCGTCACTCTCCGACGACGACCGGCTCGCCGTCATCCAGGCGTACCTCGCCACGGTTTCCGCCGCTGACTACGCGATCGGCAAAGTGGTTGACGCTGTGGAAGAGTTGAACAGCGATGAAGTCAAATCCAACGACTGGACGCTCGTCGTGGTCTCAAAGCGTGGGACGCCCCTCGGTCAGAAAGGCGTCTGGGCGTTCTCACCCTGGGAGGCCGCTACGAATGCCAACCTCATGATCTACGCGCCCCAGATAACTACCGCCGAGCAGCGAGTCACGACACCGGTCGGCATCGGCAGCGTGGCGCCAACGGTCGCGGTGCTCGCAGGGGTCGAGTCGCCACGTCCTACCGGCGACAACCTCATGTCACTCTTACCCATCAAGGAACATTTGCCCGGCGTCGTTGCGCTGACGACCGTTGGCGAACGGGCTCTCAGTGTTCGCTCGCACCGCTTCCGACTCGTCCGCTACGATGACGGCGGCGAGGAACTTTACGACCACGATCACGACGGCGAAGAACTCTTCAACCTGCTCCATCCGAGTCAGGCGGCAAAGGTCAAACTCTTCGGCATGAGCGAAACGCAGGTCGAAGCGGTGAAGCAATGGCTCAGCCAACGTCTCGACGAGGCGCTTGCGCAGCGCGCCAAGCCCGGCCACCCCTCCGCCATCGACGATCTCCTCCCCGGAGATTTCAACAATGACGGTCGTGTTGACGCCGCCGACTCGACCGTCTGGCGCGACAATCTTGGCAAGGAAGTGCCCGTCGGCGCGGCGGGCGATGGCGATTTCGACGGCCGCGTCGAGCAAGACGACCGCCCCATCTGGCTCGATAACTACGGACGCAAGCGAGAGCCGGCGCCTGTCGAGTAATTAGCGGGTCGGCGCCGCTTGTGGGGGCTTCGTGCTTGAGCCCTCAGCGCGCGCGGGCTTGCCCGGCATGAACAGCGTGCATCCGCCGTTACCGGAGATGCGCAGCTTAACGTCTTGCAGCTGCTCTTCG from Botrimarina mediterranea encodes:
- a CDS encoding ribulokinase — protein: MADKFAIGVDYGTNSVRALVVNTATGDEIGTAVYDYPSGDAGILLDPRDPNVARQNPADYIDGFIDSVKKAVEQAKATAGFSPEAVVGIGVDTTGSTPIPVDADGVALACKDEFKGNPAAHAWLWKDHTSYAEAEEISRKARERGEPYLAKCGGVYSSEWYWSKITHCMRTAPEVAAAAASWVELADFVPAYVTGNPAPDKLARCICAAGHKALYHESWDGLPSAEFLEAVEPGLSRFRYTTKAVPSDHKAGDLTADIAAKVGLPAGVPVAVGAFDAHHGAVGAGAGDGTLVKIMGTSTCDCLPSPLENALPDIPGLCGIVPESILPGYYGLEAGQSAVGDIFNWFVKRLTPASYGEGGDAHVRLTEEAAKLRPGATGLVALDWNNGNRTILVDPLLTGLLIGQTLHTTAAEVYRALVEATAFGALTIIKRVEEYGVSVKEVVNCGGIAEKNAFVMQVYADVCNRPMKVSRSAQTCALGAAIFGAVVGGAHASAVDAQKAMTGVKEKVYTPIPENAAVYAELYEVYRTLHDAFGTKEWTGSLHHVMKDLIAIRERARKR
- a CDS encoding sulfatase-like hydrolase/transferase, which gives rise to MPFRAALLVAFLAIAGALAPVPACAADKPNIVIVVVDGLGDLATPLGGANAILPDPEYRARLTPNLDRLAMLGATFTNAQAVDTLEPPEVLSLGRDGDSVALLLKAAGYTTAGTGLPKDAEEGWDEVRTYEQKAVKPHRIDGGPKNVELNLGWPIPTWGRLVPIDKRRKDDQSIEAWEGLTESLDDQLAAAWAAEQVRTKGADTPQQFVYVELLGPAVPYRGFVAPGVFFDRFPLDQIKVPPFDPGDLKDLPEGHWKKGHASASLSDDDRLAVIQAYLATVSAADYAIGKVVDAVEELNSDEVKSNDWTLVVVSKRGTPLGQKGVWAFSPWEAATNANLMIYAPQITTAEQRVTTPVGIGSVAPTVAVLAGVESPRPTGDNLMSLLPIKEHLPGVVALTTVGERALSVRSHRFRLVRYDDGGEELYDHDHDGEELFNLLHPSQAAKVKLFGMSETQVEAVKQWLSQRLDEALAQRAKPGHPSAIDDLLPGDFNNDGRVDAADSTVWRDNLGKEVPVGAAGDGDFDGRVEQDDRPIWLDNYGRKREPAPVE